A genomic window from Flavobacterium johnsoniae includes:
- a CDS encoding methyltransferase domain-containing protein yields MIFKFLKLNIAVEDTTFNELYPSRIKRLAARHWTPVAVAKFAAEYLVDRPYKKVLDIGSGAGKFCLVGAASTTGRFYGVEQRASLIKLSKKIAEKYDVTNVEFIHSNINKINFSDYEAFYFYNSFYENIDSSCSIDKTIAPERELFYSYSKYVKEQLEKTPIGTRLVTYWSNWEEIPDSFELEYAACGGVLIFWLKTS; encoded by the coding sequence ATGATATTTAAATTCCTCAAATTAAATATAGCTGTTGAGGATACCACCTTCAATGAACTGTATCCCAGTAGAATAAAAAGACTCGCAGCCCGTCATTGGACCCCGGTTGCAGTAGCCAAATTTGCAGCTGAGTATTTGGTTGATAGGCCTTATAAAAAAGTATTGGATATTGGTTCCGGGGCAGGAAAATTCTGCCTGGTAGGAGCAGCTTCTACAACAGGCAGGTTTTATGGTGTGGAACAAAGAGCATCGCTTATTAAATTATCAAAAAAAATTGCTGAGAAGTACGATGTAACTAATGTAGAATTTATTCATTCCAACATCAATAAAATTAATTTCTCTGACTATGAGGCCTTCTATTTTTATAATTCTTTTTATGAAAATATTGATTCTTCGTGCTCAATTGATAAAACAATAGCTCCGGAGAGAGAATTATTTTATTCCTATTCTAAATATGTAAAAGAACAACTTGAAAAAACACCTATCGGCACGCGGTTAGTTACCTATTGGAGTAATTGGGAAGAAATCCCAGATAGTTTTGAACTGGAATATGCTGCCTGTGGAGGTGTATTGATTTTTTGGCTGAAGACATCTTAA
- a CDS encoding glycine cleavage system protein H — protein sequence MFIPKGLYYTKNHLWLRQIGLYDYFIGITDFAQKEIGEISLIEFELTGEHMKKEILWGKIYGLNQTFSLLAPIDCKVMATNVILDTNPSSINRDPYNHWLLRVSTVVGNYGLLTNEEYIELI from the coding sequence ATGTTTATTCCCAAAGGACTATATTATACCAAAAATCACTTGTGGTTAAGACAGATTGGATTATACGATTATTTTATTGGTATCACTGATTTTGCACAGAAAGAAATAGGCGAAATCAGTTTAATTGAATTCGAACTAACCGGCGAGCACATGAAAAAGGAAATACTATGGGGGAAGATCTATGGGCTTAATCAAACTTTTTCCCTTCTTGCCCCTATTGATTGCAAGGTTATGGCCACGAACGTCATTTTAGATACCAACCCTTCAAGTATCAATCGAGATCCTTACAATCATTGGCTATTAAGAGTTTCTACTGTTGTGGGTAATTATGGATTATTAACCAATGAAGAATATATAGAACTTATATAA
- the gcvT gene encoding glycine cleavage system aminomethyltransferase GcvT: protein MKKTVLNAIHHALGAKMTPFAGYEMPVQYAGVNIEHQTVRDAVGVFDVSHMGEILIQGKDALALIQKISSNDASKLFPGKVQYSCMPNKTGGIIDDLLIYMMSEKDYLLVVNASNIQKDLDWINNIALDYLDLTITNLSDIISLLAVQGPLAAKSLQKLTSINLAEMKYYTFEIGEFAGIPNAIVSATGYTGAGGFEIYVQNKYAELLWNAIFEAGKEYNIEPIGLAARDTLRLEMGYCLYGNDINDTTSPLEAGLEWITKFTKEFIQSDSLKIQKENGLTKKLVGFEMIGKGIPRHDYEIWDEKNQIIGTVTSGTMSPTLKKSIGMGYVASEKSNVGSEIFINIRNKPVKAIIVQTPFYSNLNF from the coding sequence ATCAAAAAAACAGTACTTAATGCAATTCATCACGCCCTTGGAGCAAAAATGACCCCTTTTGCCGGCTACGAAATGCCGGTCCAATATGCTGGTGTAAATATTGAACATCAAACCGTTAGAGATGCTGTAGGTGTTTTTGATGTTTCCCACATGGGGGAGATTCTTATACAGGGAAAAGATGCCCTGGCATTAATTCAGAAAATAAGTTCAAACGATGCTTCAAAACTTTTCCCAGGAAAAGTGCAATACAGCTGTATGCCAAATAAAACTGGCGGCATTATAGATGATCTGCTGATATATATGATGAGTGAGAAGGATTATTTATTGGTTGTAAATGCTTCTAATATCCAAAAAGACTTGGATTGGATCAATAATATAGCCCTTGATTATTTAGATCTTACCATAACAAACCTTTCCGATATAATTTCCCTACTGGCTGTTCAGGGTCCTTTGGCTGCAAAATCCCTGCAAAAATTGACCAGTATCAATTTGGCTGAGATGAAATATTATACGTTTGAAATAGGCGAATTTGCAGGTATTCCAAACGCTATAGTATCTGCCACAGGATATACCGGGGCTGGCGGGTTTGAAATATATGTACAGAATAAGTATGCAGAACTATTATGGAATGCCATTTTCGAGGCGGGAAAAGAGTATAACATTGAGCCTATTGGACTCGCGGCCAGAGATACACTGCGATTGGAAATGGGATACTGTTTGTATGGCAATGATATCAATGACACGACTTCTCCATTAGAAGCCGGACTGGAATGGATTACAAAATTTACTAAAGAATTTATTCAGAGTGATTCTCTCAAAATTCAAAAGGAGAATGGGCTAACAAAAAAATTAGTCGGATTTGAAATGATTGGCAAAGGCATTCCCCGTCATGATTATGAAATCTGGGATGAAAAAAATCAAATTATAGGCACCGTGACCTCGGGTACCATGTCGCCTACTTTAAAAAAAAGCATAGGAATGGGGTATGTTGCTTCTGAAAAATCAAATGTTGGCAGTGAGATTTTTATCAATATCAGAAACAAACCAGTTAAGGCAATTATTGTTCAGACTCCCTTTTATTCAAATTTAAATTTCTAG
- the gcvH gene encoding glycine cleavage system protein GcvH, giving the protein MEMPKNLLYTQDHEWVKIENDTAYIGITDFAQHELGDIVYVEIETLGEKLNQHEVFGTVEAVKTVSDLFLPLTGEILELNPKLETNPELVNTDPYGEGWMIKVKIENNAEIEALLKSDAYALLIGR; this is encoded by the coding sequence ATGGAAATGCCTAAAAACCTTTTATACACACAAGACCACGAATGGGTAAAAATTGAAAATGATACAGCCTATATCGGAATTACTGATTTTGCACAGCACGAATTAGGTGATATTGTCTATGTTGAAATTGAAACCCTTGGAGAGAAATTAAACCAGCATGAGGTATTCGGTACAGTTGAAGCCGTAAAAACAGTATCTGATCTTTTCCTTCCGCTGACAGGAGAAATCCTTGAATTAAACCCCAAACTAGAAACAAATCCTGAATTGGTTAATACTGATCCTTATGGTGAGGGATGGATGATTAAAGTAAAAATTGAAAATAATGCTGAGATAGAAGCACTGTTAAAATCCGATGCTTATGCATTATTAATAGGTCGATGA
- the pckA gene encoding phosphoenolpyruvate carboxykinase (ATP) codes for MKHIEQLKSIGINASKTIHWNLSELILVTQTVNRQQGVITSSGALACDTGEFTGRSPKDKYIVKDEKTADSIWWGDINHPFAPEDFDNLYNRVTDFLSNEELYVKDVYACAKKEYQLKARVITQNPWQSLFAHNLFLRPSEKELESFEHEWLILAAPEFKADPIIDKTRQHNFTIINFSKKVILIGGSAYTGEIKKGIFTVLNYILPHEKKVLSMHCSANVGKQGDTAVFFGLSGTGKTTLSADPSRGLIGDDEHGWDNENVFNFEGGCYAKCVNLSQEKEPQIFSAVRFGTLLENVRFLEGTDIVDYDNVSVTENTRAAYPIDFIDNAVNPSIGGIPKNIFFLTCDAFGVLPPISKLTVGQAMYHFISGYTAKVAGTETGITEPQTTFSACFGKPFLPLHPAKYAEILGSKLKENNVNVWLINTGWSGGSYGVGERIKLSYTRAMITAVLENKLENIDFTEHPVFGLQMPVSCPDVPSEILNPKNTWHDKTAYDTMAQNLADQFAANFKAFEDFANEEICGGAPVLQYKL; via the coding sequence ATGAAACATATTGAACAACTCAAAAGTATTGGTATTAATGCCTCTAAAACAATCCATTGGAATTTATCTGAACTTATATTAGTAACACAAACCGTAAACAGGCAGCAGGGAGTTATAACCAGTTCAGGTGCATTAGCCTGTGACACAGGGGAATTTACAGGCCGTTCACCTAAAGATAAATATATTGTAAAAGATGAAAAAACAGCAGACTCTATTTGGTGGGGAGATATAAATCATCCTTTCGCTCCCGAGGATTTTGATAATCTATATAATCGTGTCACAGATTTTCTTTCAAATGAAGAACTGTATGTAAAGGATGTATATGCCTGTGCTAAGAAAGAATATCAATTAAAAGCCAGGGTAATTACTCAAAACCCATGGCAGAGCTTATTTGCCCATAATCTTTTTTTAAGACCATCCGAAAAAGAACTGGAAAGTTTTGAGCATGAATGGTTAATACTTGCTGCACCTGAATTTAAAGCTGATCCCATAATTGATAAAACACGCCAGCATAATTTTACAATAATTAATTTTAGCAAAAAAGTAATCCTTATCGGCGGCAGCGCCTATACAGGTGAAATAAAAAAGGGGATTTTTACTGTCCTGAATTATATACTCCCTCACGAAAAAAAGGTGCTTTCCATGCACTGCTCAGCCAATGTTGGCAAGCAAGGAGACACTGCGGTATTTTTTGGTTTGTCAGGAACGGGAAAAACTACACTTTCGGCTGATCCGTCCCGTGGATTAATTGGTGATGATGAACATGGCTGGGATAATGAAAATGTATTTAATTTTGAAGGCGGATGTTATGCTAAATGCGTGAATCTTAGTCAGGAAAAAGAGCCTCAGATCTTTTCTGCAGTACGATTCGGAACCCTTCTTGAAAACGTACGATTCTTAGAAGGAACTGATATTGTTGACTATGATAATGTATCAGTAACCGAAAACACCAGAGCTGCTTATCCGATTGATTTTATTGATAACGCTGTAAATCCTTCCATTGGAGGTATTCCAAAAAATATTTTCTTCCTCACCTGTGATGCTTTTGGGGTCTTGCCTCCTATTTCCAAACTTACAGTCGGCCAAGCGATGTATCATTTTATTTCAGGATATACAGCCAAAGTGGCCGGTACCGAAACAGGGATAACCGAACCCCAAACTACTTTTTCAGCATGCTTTGGCAAACCCTTTTTACCACTGCATCCGGCAAAATATGCAGAAATACTGGGAAGCAAACTAAAAGAAAATAATGTAAATGTCTGGCTGATCAACACTGGCTGGTCCGGCGGATCGTATGGAGTTGGGGAGCGTATAAAACTTTCTTACACCAGGGCAATGATTACCGCAGTATTAGAAAATAAGCTAGAGAACATAGATTTTACAGAGCACCCTGTATTCGGACTGCAAATGCCGGTTTCCTGCCCCGATGTTCCTTCTGAGATTTTAAACCCGAAAAATACCTGGCATGATAAAACAGCCTATGATACAATGGCGCAGAATCTTGCAGATCAGTTTGCAGCGAATTTTAAAGCTTTTGAAGATTTTGCCAATGAAGAAATCTGCGGCGGAGCACCTGTTCTTCAATATAAATTATAA
- a CDS encoding Crp/Fnr family transcriptional regulator, translating to MKLAMISKFIFNNQYILNELPQCDKDLLEKVMQSRKYVKNQTVFTEGTLPTGIFYIQTGKIKKHKVDNDGREQIIYIYNSGEFFGYSAILSEQAYGDTAVVIENSVISFIPKDDFFNVLNNSVVFSRLLLKCLSREFSVMANLMAVLSQRTVRERVALSLLILHDKYKIGDDQKDVFITLSRGDLANMVGTVNETLARVLHDFKNENLIWMEGRKIQLMNFQQLIHIANFY from the coding sequence TTGAAATTAGCTATGATTTCAAAATTTATCTTCAATAATCAGTATATTTTAAACGAGTTGCCTCAGTGTGACAAGGATCTGCTTGAAAAGGTGATGCAAAGCAGAAAATATGTTAAAAATCAGACAGTATTTACTGAGGGAACATTGCCAACTGGTATTTTTTATATCCAGACAGGCAAGATCAAAAAGCACAAGGTTGATAATGATGGAAGGGAACAGATTATTTACATCTACAATTCAGGAGAGTTTTTCGGTTATTCAGCTATACTAAGTGAGCAGGCATATGGAGATACTGCCGTGGTTATTGAAAATTCCGTTATTTCATTTATTCCTAAAGACGACTTTTTTAATGTCCTTAATAATTCTGTAGTATTTTCGCGATTGCTTTTAAAATGTCTCAGCCGTGAGTTTAGTGTGATGGCAAATTTGATGGCTGTCTTATCACAGCGTACTGTAAGAGAGCGTGTGGCCCTTAGTTTATTGATTCTGCATGATAAATATAAAATAGGTGATGACCAAAAAGATGTTTTTATTACACTTTCGAGAGGAGATTTGGCAAATATGGTAGGTACTGTAAATGAAACTCTGGCAAGGGTACTGCATGATTTTAAGAATGAAAATCTTATTTGGATGGAGGGACGAAAAATTCAATTGATGAATTTTCAGCAATTGATCCATATAGCCAATTTTTATTGA
- a CDS encoding YoaK family protein, whose translation MFKHKGKKRNLKHNLKIASLLSFVAGMVNVAGFFSVKTLTTNVTGHFAFFVDEIFKLDFFTAFIYFGYIFSFFMGSFTSSLLMELVVRRRENIVHLIPASIEIVILFFIAIFGDDLIVSFPNLISFTLLYAMGMQNSFVTRISNSIVRTTHLTGLFTDLGIELSQLFFYREQNMKAELFSSIKLRITIISYFFIGGIVGAVFYSNMGLQVLFLAGFVLLGGLIYDNIKLNLILLKRKLKNRK comes from the coding sequence ATGTTCAAGCACAAGGGAAAAAAAAGAAACTTAAAACATAATTTAAAAATTGCTTCTCTTCTATCGTTTGTTGCAGGAATGGTAAATGTTGCAGGTTTTTTTTCAGTTAAAACCCTTACAACAAATGTTACGGGACATTTTGCATTTTTTGTAGATGAAATTTTTAAACTTGATTTTTTTACAGCATTTATCTACTTTGGTTATATATTTTCCTTTTTTATGGGGTCTTTCACTTCTAGTCTTCTGATGGAGCTAGTAGTCCGCAGAAGAGAAAATATTGTGCATCTCATTCCTGCTTCTATTGAAATTGTAATTTTATTTTTTATTGCCATTTTTGGCGACGATTTAATTGTCAGTTTTCCCAATTTAATCTCTTTTACATTGCTTTATGCAATGGGAATGCAAAATTCATTTGTTACAAGGATCTCAAATTCTATTGTTCGGACCACTCATTTAACAGGTCTGTTTACTGATTTAGGTATTGAACTATCTCAACTTTTCTTTTACAGGGAACAAAATATGAAAGCCGAACTTTTTTCTTCAATTAAGTTACGAATTACAATTATCAGCTATTTTTTTATCGGAGGTATTGTAGGAGCTGTTTTTTATTCAAACATGGGACTACAGGTCTTATTTCTTGCAGGTTTTGTATTACTAGGGGGGCTAATTTATGATAATATAAAACTAAATTTAATCTTATTGAAACGGAAATTAAAAAATAGAAAGTAG
- a CDS encoding DUF1254 domain-containing protein, whose amino-acid sequence MKKNLFVFLFMLLLTACNQTPATYSGEKADIEGAVSAEFKPANIKEQIVYQRAIEALVWGIPAVNYDLMLQAMLSSTKGKQNEIIFWSKPVDWHNQTLTPNPDAIYFMFFFNTKDAGPIVIDVPAAKNGSFAANIDNIWQMPLEDAGPYGADKGAGGKYLILPPDYKENIPKGYIILKVDTYEGYGLFRSNLPSHSDADIVNAVNYGKQLKLYPLAKAKNPGETKYTDVKDVLYNSVIPYNSRFFISLNRIVQSQPMLERDKAMIDKLKSIGIEKGKPYNPDARTTEILNAAAKSAHDYLEAMLEKGFPPINPDAKWAVPAMPELVKAGSSGYAESDIYPTDARALTYSIGYVGIKRLGTAQIYLIAGKDKEGRALDGDKTYILHVPANVPTKQYWSATVYDRTTHCLIKNLPRASRASNATEIQKNTDGSVDIFFGPKSPAGKESNWIPTDPKGKFEVLFRLYGPEKPFFDRVWKLGDIEEVK is encoded by the coding sequence ATGAAAAAAAATCTCTTTGTTTTTTTATTCATGCTGCTATTGACGGCATGCAACCAAACGCCAGCAACATATTCCGGTGAGAAAGCCGATATTGAGGGTGCTGTTTCGGCAGAATTCAAACCTGCCAACATCAAGGAACAGATTGTTTACCAACGCGCAATCGAAGCTTTAGTATGGGGGATACCTGCCGTTAATTATGATCTTATGCTTCAGGCGATGCTGAGCAGCACCAAAGGAAAACAAAATGAGATCATATTTTGGTCAAAACCCGTAGACTGGCATAATCAAACACTAACGCCAAATCCCGACGCGATTTACTTTATGTTTTTTTTCAACACAAAGGATGCAGGGCCAATAGTTATAGATGTTCCTGCGGCAAAAAATGGCTCCTTTGCCGCCAATATTGACAATATATGGCAGATGCCCCTTGAAGATGCAGGACCTTACGGAGCCGATAAAGGCGCTGGCGGCAAATATCTGATACTGCCGCCTGACTATAAGGAAAATATTCCTAAAGGATACATTATACTGAAAGTCGATACCTATGAGGGGTATGGATTGTTCCGCTCCAACCTGCCCAGCCACAGTGATGCCGATATAGTGAATGCCGTCAATTACGGCAAACAGCTAAAGCTATATCCGCTTGCCAAAGCCAAAAATCCCGGCGAAACAAAATATACAGACGTGAAGGATGTGCTTTACAATTCCGTCATCCCCTACAACAGCCGGTTTTTCATCTCACTTAACCGCATTGTGCAAAGCCAGCCTATGCTGGAGCGCGACAAGGCAATGATTGATAAACTAAAAAGCATAGGCATTGAAAAGGGGAAACCCTATAACCCTGATGCACGAACCACCGAGATTCTGAATGCGGCGGCAAAAAGTGCGCATGACTATTTGGAAGCAATGCTTGAAAAAGGCTTCCCGCCGATAAATCCTGATGCAAAATGGGCTGTTCCCGCAATGCCGGAACTCGTTAAGGCGGGATCTTCGGGATATGCGGAATCTGATATTTATCCTACAGATGCCCGTGCATTAACCTATTCAATCGGTTATGTAGGCATAAAACGCCTGGGTACAGCGCAAATATATCTTATTGCAGGAAAAGACAAGGAAGGCCGCGCGCTTGACGGCGATAAAACCTATATTCTCCACGTACCTGCAAATGTGCCAACCAAGCAATACTGGTCGGCAACAGTCTACGACCGCACAACACATTGCCTTATCAAAAATCTGCCGCGTGCAAGCAGAGCATCGAATGCGACAGAGATCCAAAAGAACACAGATGGCTCGGTCGATATTTTCTTCGGCCCAAAATCCCCTGCAGGCAAGGAATCAAATTGGATCCCAACGGACCCTAAAGGAAAATTTGAAGTATTATTCAGGCTTTATGGCCCGGAAAAGCCCTTTTTTGACAGGGTATGGAAACTTGGAGATATAGAAGAGGTTAAATAA
- a CDS encoding DUF1254 domain-containing protein, translated as MEKKLICVILIAALTACNQNKNSDAEASNSKGIDSLAPAQAARELPTGPDTNVKITREYASLAAKEAYFWAWPLVNMYNRRMAFKDVKELALSGPLLMAPLNQFTMLTDYVIPTERAIACPNQDVVYGIGCLALDQSPVVVQVPDFGKRFWVYQIVDLRTESFAKLGKMYDNKPGFYLLAGPDWKGEVPKGIIKVFRSSTNTGLVGPRVFLDDTKEDRKAIQEVLKSVVMYPLSDYDGKMKTIDWANIKKLPGGEGGKEEAVWVNPQTFFDELPVVLADAKPLPGEEAKYKQILAVVEASKKDPKLKQAMIDAAVETERQVIKPLMEFRSWGIQLPFHWSGVTNGASWGTDYFTRTAVAKSNILVNAPNETRYFYQDLDSEGARLNSSNKYKITFAKGQLPPVNGFWSLTLYNEHHFFEINKLNRYSLGTKNKTMAYNPDGSLTIYIQSVPTDAKTQNNWLPAVEKGDFSLYLRTYWPKEEVVNGKWTPPAVIKVE; from the coding sequence ATGGAAAAGAAACTCATCTGCGTGATTTTGATTGCAGCCTTGACGGCATGCAACCAAAATAAAAACAGTGATGCGGAAGCATCAAATTCTAAAGGGATTGACAGCCTAGCGCCAGCCCAGGCAGCACGCGAGCTGCCAACGGGTCCCGACACCAATGTAAAAATCACCAGGGAATATGCCTCTCTGGCGGCTAAAGAGGCCTATTTTTGGGCATGGCCGTTAGTAAATATGTACAACCGCCGAATGGCTTTCAAGGATGTAAAAGAGCTGGCCTTGTCCGGGCCTCTGCTTATGGCTCCGCTCAATCAGTTTACCATGCTTACCGATTATGTGATACCTACGGAACGTGCCATAGCCTGCCCGAACCAGGATGTGGTTTACGGTATTGGATGCCTTGCTTTGGACCAATCGCCCGTTGTGGTGCAAGTGCCTGATTTTGGCAAACGTTTCTGGGTCTACCAGATAGTTGATCTGCGCACCGAAAGTTTCGCAAAATTGGGAAAAATGTACGACAATAAGCCGGGATTTTATTTATTGGCCGGACCGGACTGGAAAGGAGAGGTGCCTAAGGGAATAATAAAAGTTTTCCGCTCGTCAACCAATACTGGACTTGTGGGGCCACGTGTTTTTCTGGATGACACAAAAGAAGACCGAAAAGCAATTCAGGAGGTACTCAAATCAGTGGTTATGTATCCCTTGTCTGATTATGACGGCAAAATGAAAACCATCGATTGGGCCAATATCAAGAAACTTCCCGGAGGCGAAGGAGGAAAAGAAGAAGCGGTATGGGTGAACCCCCAGACATTCTTTGACGAGCTGCCTGTTGTGCTGGCAGATGCAAAGCCATTGCCAGGCGAGGAGGCGAAATACAAGCAGATACTTGCTGTAGTGGAAGCCTCCAAGAAAGACCCAAAACTGAAACAGGCGATGATCGATGCAGCCGTTGAGACAGAGCGTCAGGTAATAAAACCTTTAATGGAATTCCGCAGCTGGGGGATCCAATTGCCTTTTCACTGGTCAGGGGTAACGAACGGCGCATCGTGGGGCACGGATTATTTTACGCGCACTGCGGTAGCCAAATCCAATATCCTGGTCAATGCCCCTAATGAAACACGTTATTTTTATCAGGATCTGGATTCAGAAGGTGCCCGATTGAACAGCTCGAACAAATATAAAATTACTTTTGCCAAAGGGCAGCTGCCTCCTGTTAATGGATTTTGGTCACTTACATTATATAACGAGCATCACTTTTTTGAAATCAACAAGCTCAACAGATATTCATTGGGCACAAAGAACAAGACAATGGCATATAATCCGGACGGTTCGCTGACCATTTATATTCAATCAGTTCCGACTGATGCGAAAACCCAAAACAATTGGCTTCCGGCCGTTGAAAAGGGGGATTTTTCGCTTTATCTTCGCACTTACTGGCCAAAAGAGGAAGTAGTAAATGGAAAATGGACTCCGCCGGCAGTAATAAAAGTTGAATGA
- a CDS encoding PcfJ domain-containing protein, which produces MIPKTNIEKQLTALSSSLAPITPEVESWAEKSIFLNWAVLSRGKFYCLQCAHSWKPDNVSACSKFTNCTACKGKLKMQSCNQVHFREIEYFAVLETCAGYQVVRIVIAYKHMKKNFAPTYFCKEVIQHWISQKGEVRSLSISTNVFSNTIDAWKFYSPLEIKAKDFFRNAKYYINPYKVYPKMKVLPILKRNGFKSSVYDIAPHLLFSSLLTDPTAETLLKAKQLNLLQYYLGASRQQVKRNWTAVKTVIRNSYKITDVQIWEDYLELLRYFNKDLSCSLHVCPENLIEAHDHLVQKKRELIRKKKLHDLRLEIEKAQKRYASDKKRFFGLVFQKDELCISVIENVRDFMQEGDDLGHCVFTNEYYEKKDSLILSAKVAEQSVETVEISLSRMEILQCRGFKNKPSKHHKQILSLLSQNLYRIKECLQKKKKIVP; this is translated from the coding sequence ATGATACCCAAAACTAACATCGAAAAACAGCTCACGGCGTTAAGCAGTTCACTTGCACCTATAACGCCCGAAGTTGAATCTTGGGCTGAGAAAAGTATTTTTCTGAACTGGGCTGTTTTATCAAGAGGAAAATTCTACTGTCTGCAGTGTGCGCACTCGTGGAAACCCGACAATGTCAGTGCATGCTCTAAATTTACCAACTGCACCGCCTGTAAAGGAAAGCTCAAGATGCAGTCCTGTAATCAGGTGCATTTCAGGGAAATAGAATATTTTGCAGTTTTAGAAACTTGTGCAGGATATCAGGTGGTTAGGATAGTAATCGCATACAAACACATGAAGAAAAATTTTGCGCCCACTTACTTTTGTAAAGAAGTGATACAGCATTGGATAAGCCAAAAAGGGGAAGTCCGCAGTCTTTCAATAAGCACTAATGTATTTTCAAATACGATAGATGCTTGGAAATTCTATTCCCCCCTTGAAATAAAAGCAAAGGATTTTTTTCGCAATGCCAAATATTACATCAATCCCTACAAGGTATATCCAAAGATGAAAGTGCTCCCAATTTTGAAAAGGAACGGCTTTAAAAGTTCAGTCTATGATATTGCACCCCACCTGCTCTTTTCATCCCTGTTGACCGATCCCACAGCAGAAACCCTGCTAAAGGCAAAACAGTTAAACTTATTGCAGTATTATCTCGGCGCATCCCGACAGCAGGTAAAACGCAATTGGACTGCTGTCAAAACGGTAATCCGAAACAGCTACAAAATAACTGATGTCCAGATTTGGGAAGATTATCTCGAACTTTTGCGTTATTTCAATAAAGACCTTTCCTGTTCTTTGCATGTATGTCCCGAAAACCTTATTGAAGCGCACGACCATCTGGTGCAGAAAAAAAGGGAGCTTATAAGAAAGAAAAAACTCCATGACCTGCGCCTTGAAATCGAAAAAGCGCAGAAAAGGTACGCAAGCGATAAAAAGCGCTTTTTCGGGCTCGTTTTTCAAAAAGATGAATTGTGTATCTCGGTCATTGAAAACGTTCGGGATTTCATGCAGGAGGGCGACGATCTGGGACATTGTGTCTTCACGAACGAATACTACGAGAAAAAAGATTCGCTTATCTTATCGGCTAAGGTTGCAGAGCAGTCCGTGGAAACCGTAGAAATCTCTCTCAGCCGTATGGAAATCCTGCAGTGCAGGGGATTCAAGAACAAGCCGTCCAAACACCACAAACAGATTCTGAGCCTGCTTTCCCAAAACCTTTACAGGATTAAGGAGTGCCTGCAAAAGAAGAAGAAAATAGTCCCTTAA
- a CDS encoding PcfK-like family protein: MKPSDDFKTAIENYLNTTAQGDTVFARSLAKETKNIESCFSYIFGEVKKTGLCAFDNQEIFDMAIKYYTDDSIGIPAPVACRAVVQSTAKTDLFSQPEIPTLSSKNETIPQVKQEVKPVQTALTLFDL; encoded by the coding sequence ATGAAACCATCAGACGACTTTAAAACCGCTATAGAGAATTATCTAAATACAACTGCGCAGGGCGATACTGTTTTTGCCCGAAGCCTTGCCAAAGAAACCAAAAACATCGAGAGCTGTTTCAGTTACATTTTTGGCGAGGTCAAAAAAACAGGATTGTGCGCCTTTGACAATCAGGAAATTTTTGACATGGCAATTAAGTACTATACCGATGATTCCATCGGTATTCCTGCCCCTGTAGCGTGCAGGGCTGTAGTGCAGTCTACTGCCAAAACAGACCTGTTCTCTCAGCCTGAAATACCCACGTTGTCAAGCAAAAACGAAACCATACCTCAAGTAAAACAGGAAGTTAAACCCGTGCAGACCGCCTTAACACTTTTTGACCTATGA
- a CDS encoding DUF7222 domain-containing protein, whose product MKALDKNQYSDYDVSHVFNEIILSHLDGYNGKKKQQLKSFLEDLQKGGCISGMIGEFIYHNDCRAFYIKHLEDLEGIKEDLEEAFGEPVANRYKLPHYTFLCWLCFEEYCYGIYRDVFEQ is encoded by the coding sequence ATGAAAGCCTTAGACAAAAACCAGTACTCGGATTATGATGTAAGCCATGTATTCAACGAAATCATTTTAAGCCATTTGGACGGCTATAACGGAAAGAAAAAACAGCAGTTGAAGTCTTTCCTCGAAGACCTTCAGAAAGGGGGCTGTATCAGCGGTATGATAGGGGAATTTATCTATCACAACGACTGCAGAGCTTTTTATATCAAACACCTTGAAGATTTGGAAGGCATCAAAGAGGATTTGGAAGAAGCATTCGGAGAGCCTGTAGCAAACCGCTACAAACTGCCCCACTACACTTTTTTATGCTGGCTCTGCTTTGAGGAGTACTGCTACGGCATTTACAGAGATGTCTTTGAACAATAG